The Candidatus Binatia bacterium genomic sequence AGACTGCGCGGCCCTCAGCGAGGACGCGACGGAAAGCGGTTTCGTCGTCGCGGCGCCGCAGGCGGCGCTGGCCGCGCTGCAGCAAGCGACTGGAGCGGCTGCGGATCTTTGCGTGCTTTCTGGAAACGCACTGGAAGCGCTGGCCGCCCTGGTCGCATCGCGCGCGGCAAGGGGCAAGCTCGTCGAAGTCGATGAATTGTTGCCGGTTTACGTCGGGCAGGCCGCGGCGCGACCCAACCGCAACCGCGTTGCGCCGGCTGCGGTCGCCGAGTAACCCGTTGAAAATGCTGACATTTCGGTGCGCGAAGGATTTGACAACCGCGCACGTCGGCAGTAACGTTCGCGCCCGCTGTCGCGGATCCCTCGCGGCGATCCGCGCGCAACATCACCGAGGAGATCACCCAGGAGATCACCATGGACACACATGACGAAGAACTGGTGAAGCAACTGGCTCCGGAACACCCCGGGCTTCGCAGGTCGTACGAGCGACACGCCAAGCTGAAGGCCGAGGTAGAGGAGTTGTCGGCGCGCCCGCACCTGACGACCGACGAAGAGCTTCACCGCCGCGAGCTGCAGAAAGAGAAGCTCGCGGAGAAGGATCGCCTGATGCGCATGCTCGGCGAAGCCCGTCGCGGGGAGGCCTCTTCGGAGGCATGAGTTTGCGGCCGCTTCCGGGCCGCTTTTCCATGTGAGCAGCGCCCCCGACCGGCCAGCGGGCCGGCCTCGAGGGCGCATTTTGTCCAGACGGGATCCCGAACGCGCGGATTCCCACCAGAGGAGGCGACCGATGAGCACGCTGCCGAAGCACACCATCTCCATTCTCGTCGAGAACGAGTTCGGAGTGCTGTCGCGCGTAGCGGCGATGTTCAGCGGGCGCGGCTACAACATCGAAAGCCTGTCGGTTGCCGAGACGCTCGATGCGACGGTCTCGCGCATCACGATGACCGTGCGCGGCGACGCGTCCGTGCTCGAGCAGGTGACGAAGCAACTCTACAAGATGGTCGCCGTCATGAACGTCGTCGACTTCCGCCAGGGCGAGTACGTGGACCGCGAGCTCGCGCTGGTCAAGGTCGTCTTCGAGCCGTCCACGCGCGCCGAGGTGATGAACATCGTCAACATCTTTCGCGCCAGCGTGATCGATGTGGGCACCAGCGCCTGCATCATCGAGATCACCGGAGCGCAGGAAAAGATCGATGCGATGGTCCGCCTGCTGGAGCCGATCGGGATCAAGGAAATCGCCCGCACGGGCAGCGCGGCGCTCTACCGCGGGGAGAGACTCCTCGCACCGGAGAGCCCGGCAAGCGCGCCCGCCGACGGCGCCAAGGAGAACCTCGGATGAAGATCTACGACAGGAACGAAGCCAGGCCGGAGAACATCACCGGCAAGACCGTGGCCGTGATCGGCTACGGCAGCCAGGGCCACGCCCACGCGATGAATCTTCGCGACAGCGGCGTCAAGGTGATCGTCGGGCTGCGCCCGGACGGAGGCTCGGCGACCAAGGCGCGCGCCGCCGGTTTCGAAGTGCTGGCGGTTGCCGAAGCCGTGGCCAAGGCCGACGTCGTGATGATGCTCGTTCCCGACGAGCTGGCCGGCGAGCTGTACGCCGCCGAGATCGGACCGAATCTGAAGAAGGGCGCGTACTTCGCCGTCGCGCACGGATTCAACATCCATTTCAAGAAGATCGTGCCGCCGGCCGATGCAGGCGTGTTCATGGTCGCGCCGAAGGGACCGGGCCATCTCGTGCGCAGCGAGTTCGCCAAGGGCATGGGAGTGCCGTGCCTGCTGGCGGTGCATCAGGACGGCCCAGGCGACACCGAGGCCGTCGCTCTCGCGTACGCAGCCGCCATCGGCGGGACGCGCGCGGCGGTGATCGGCACGACGTTCCGCGAAGAGACCGAGACCGACCTGTTCGGCGAGCAGGCCGTCCTGTGCGGGGGCCTCACCGAGCTGATCCGCGCCGGCTTCGAGACGCTCGTCGAGGCCGGTTACGCGCCCGAAATGGCGTACTTCGAGTGCCTGCACGAGACCAAGCTGATCGTCGACCTTCTCTACGAAGGCGGCATCGCCAACATGCGCTACTCGATCAGCAACACGGCCGAGTACGGCGACCTTACGCGCGGCAAGCGCGTGGTCGGCGAAGAGACGCGCAAGGCGATGAAGCAGGTGCTCGCCGAGATCCAGTCGGGCAAGTTCGCCGACGAGTGGATCACCGAGTACAAGTGCGGTCTTCCCCACTTTCACGAGCTTCAAAAGGAAGGCGAGAACCACCAGATCGAGAAGGTCGGCTCCAAGCTGCGCGCGCTGATGCCGTGGCTGCAAAAGGACCGGCTCGTCGATCGCGCACGCAACTGATGCCGGACCCAGGCGCGAGACCGACAGCGGCCCGAATGGTGGTGGAGCCGCGGTGAAGTTCGCAAGCGAAGGCACGATGGTCGCCGGCATCGCCGCGGCCGTGGCCGTCGTCGCGGGGCTGTTGTTCGGCGCCGTCGTCTTCGGCATTGCGGCGGCGCTCGCCCTCGGTGTGCTGCT encodes the following:
- the ilvN gene encoding acetolactate synthase small subunit: MSTLPKHTISILVENEFGVLSRVAAMFSGRGYNIESLSVAETLDATVSRITMTVRGDASVLEQVTKQLYKMVAVMNVVDFRQGEYVDRELALVKVVFEPSTRAEVMNIVNIFRASVIDVGTSACIIEITGAQEKIDAMVRLLEPIGIKEIARTGSAALYRGERLLAPESPASAPADGAKENLG
- the ilvC gene encoding ketol-acid reductoisomerase; this encodes MKIYDRNEARPENITGKTVAVIGYGSQGHAHAMNLRDSGVKVIVGLRPDGGSATKARAAGFEVLAVAEAVAKADVVMMLVPDELAGELYAAEIGPNLKKGAYFAVAHGFNIHFKKIVPPADAGVFMVAPKGPGHLVRSEFAKGMGVPCLLAVHQDGPGDTEAVALAYAAAIGGTRAAVIGTTFREETETDLFGEQAVLCGGLTELIRAGFETLVEAGYAPEMAYFECLHETKLIVDLLYEGGIANMRYSISNTAEYGDLTRGKRVVGEETRKAMKQVLAEIQSGKFADEWITEYKCGLPHFHELQKEGENHQIEKVGSKLRALMPWLQKDRLVDRARN
- a CDS encoding YdcH family protein produces the protein MDTHDEELVKQLAPEHPGLRRSYERHAKLKAEVEELSARPHLTTDEELHRRELQKEKLAEKDRLMRMLGEARRGEASSEA